In Caloranaerobacter sp. TR13, the genomic stretch ACCTTCATATTTCTTTTTTAAATACTCTATATTTTCCATTAGCTTAACTAATCTTTCATCTACACTTGGTCCACATACTCCTGTTGGACAGCACATTGGTGGTTCATAGAATTCTATTTTCATTGATTAATCCTCCTCCTTCTTAATATATACAGTAAATATAGGTAATAAGTATTTTTATTACCTTTAATTATTAAATTCAATATATAATTTAAAATATATTATTAAACTATTTAATTTTTATAATTCATCTTTTTTCACTCTTTGAATTAAATCTTCTACTTTTTTATAATTTCCTTGTTTCTCTAAATCCTTTAATTGACACTCCAGACGATTCTTCAAGTTCACAATCTTCAGTTATAGTCTTTATACAGTGGCATTTTATATTATCTATTTTGTATATTTAAATCTAGGTACATCTACGCTCTCTGTATTATAATATGATATCAACCTTGCTTAATGTACATTTTTGTAAACAATTTTGTATTTTAAATTAAATAATCAATAACTTTATCGTTAATACTTATACCATCTATTCCGTACTTTTTCAAAATTTAACCATCTTCACTACATTTTTTCTTTATAATGTCTTCACATATACATTTTTCTTTATATGATGATAAATAATTTATAAAATTACATAAATCATTAAAAGTTTCTTGGTTAAGTTTATATAAAGTCCATTTTCCATCTTTTCTTGAATTTATAAGCTTTACATGTCCTAGTATTTTCATATGATGTGATATGGTAGGCTGTGTAAGATTCAGCCTTTCCATTATGTCACAGGCACAAAGCTCTCCACATGAAAGCATTTCAATTATAAGTAACCTATTTTTATCAGAGAGTGCTTTAAATATCTCAACTTTTTCTTGCACTAAATCACTCCTTACCCTCTTTTACATAGATATATTTAAATATATCTATATTTAGAATAAAACTTTATTTCATTTTTGTCAATACACTTATTAGTGTTCACTTTTTTCTTCAATTTCACACTAAATCCGCCAGTTTTCTTCCGTCAATTAATGTTTCTATTCCAAATAAAAAGAAATGTTGTTAATACAGACAATATCAAAAGCATTATTTTAAACAGACCTCATAGTAGTAAAGGTTACTCACTAGGCGAAGATAGTGAAATTGAAAAAGTTTCTATTAATTTAATAAAGAAAATTAATGATATTTTTAATATGAAATCCGAAGGAGTTCTAATGAATTGAGAAATGGATTATTAGAAATAAAAATTGTACAATTCAAGCTATTATCTAATCATTAAATTCTTCAGCTACTCTAATCAGCCAATCTTTATCTTCTTTTGATGAAGTAATAAAATACTTAAATTTTGTATTATTTGATTTTCTCCACTTTAATACAAACTTGTTCTTAAATAAACTATAATTTCCCCCATAGTCTATTATCCATTTTATATTTGAAATTGATTTACTATCAACATCTTCATAAATTAACTCACCTTCAATATCTGAAGCGGTTAAAAATATGATTTCATGTTTAGTACTGTTTTGATAATAAATTGCCGTTTGTGGGACTGTAAATCCGTCGTCAGTATATTCAATTTTTCGAATACTATATTCATCAGGCATAT encodes the following:
- a CDS encoding metalloregulator ArsR/SmtB family transcription factor; translated protein: MQEKVEIFKALSDKNRLLIIEMLSCGELCACDIMERLNLTQPTISHHMKILGHVKLINSRKDGKWTLYKLNQETFNDLCNFINYLSSYKEKCICEDIIKKKCSEDG